The genome window AAGAATCTAATGAAATATATGCAAGAGGACTTATTGTAAAAAATGTTTCTGACACTCCTTCAAACTATAAGAGCGAGGGTATACTAGATAATCTATTAAAAGAAATGAAGATAGTAGGTATACAAGGTGTAGATACAAGAAGTATAACTAAAAAAATAAGAAGTCTAGGATCGGTAAAGTGTGTGATAACTAATGAAGAATTATCTGTAGGAGAATTAGAAAGCCTTATAAAGGAAACTGACTTAAGAGAAGATTGGATGAAAGAAGTTAGTACAAATGAGATAATTCATGTAGATGGTAATGGACCTAAAGTAGCTGTAATGGACTTTGGTGCAAAAGGAAATATAATAAACCTTTTACAAGCTAGAAGCTGTAATATAACAGTATTTCCTTATGGAACATCATATGAAGATATAATGAGTATAAATCCAGATGGTGTTCTCCTAAGCAATGGACCAGGTAATCCAAAAGTAGCAGAAGAAGCAATATCAGTTGTGAAAAAAGTTATAAAAAAGGTACCGACTTTCGGAATATGTTTGGGTCATCAACTACTAGCACTTGCTGTAGGAGGAAACACTTATAAGATGAAGTATGGACACCGTGGCGGAAATCATGGAGTATATGATATAGAAAAAGATAAATCTTTTATAACATCTCAAAATCATGGATACAGTGTAGATGCAGAAAGTATTAAAGATACAGGAATGATAATAACTCACATTAATTTAAATGACAATACAGTAGAGGGAATGAGGCATAAAGAACTTCCTGTATTTTCAGTTCAATTCCATCCTGAAGGTTCACCAGGACCGACTGATACAAATTATTTGTTAGATAGTTTTGTAGATATGATTAAGGAGGGAAAATAACAATGCCAATAGATAAGTCTTTAAATAAAGTCATGATTATAGGCTCAGGTCCAATAGTAATAGGGCAAGCAGCTGAGTTTGATTATTCAGGGACACAAGCATGTAAAGCTATAAAAGAAGAAGGAATAAAAACAATACTCGTTAATAGTAATCCTGCAACTATAATGACAGATATGAATGTTGCAGATAAAGTATATATAGAGCCATTAACAGTTGAAACTATAGAAAACATAATAGATAAAGAAAGACCAGATGGAATACTTGCAGGGTTTGGAGGACAAACTGCTCTAAACTTAGCTATGACACTTCAAGAGCAAGGTATATTAGATAAATATGGAGTTAGACTTTTAGGAGTAAAAAGAGAGACAATAAAAAAGGCAGAAGACAGAGAATCATTTAAAGACTTAATGCTTGAAATACAAGAACCTATAGCAGAGAGTATTATAGCCACAGATTTGCAACAATGTGAAGAGTTTGTAGCTAAAAATGGATATCCAGTTATTATAAGACCAGCATATACACTAGGTGGCACTGGTGGTGGTATAGCAAGTAATCACGAAGAACTTATAGATATTTGCACAAGTGGTATAAACAGTAGTCCAATAGGTCAAATACTGTTAGAACAAAGTGTAGCAGGCTGGAAAGAAATAGAGTTTGAGGTAATGAGAGATGCCAAAGATAATTGCATAGTTATCTGTGGTATGGAAAATATAGATCCTGTTGGGGTTCATACAGGAGATAGTATAGTTATAGCTCCTTGTCAAACATTAAGAGACAAAGAATATCAAATGCTAAGGGCTTCAGCTCTGAAAATAATAAGAAGTCTTGAAATACAAGGTGGATGTAATGTACAATATGCACTAGATCCAAACAGTGAAAAATATGTAGTTATAGAAGTAAATCCTAGAGTTAGTCGTTCA of Gottschalkia purinilytica contains these proteins:
- the carA gene encoding glutamine-hydrolyzing carbamoyl-phosphate synthase small subunit — its product is MNGILYLEDGTVYVGKGFGHVGTSVGELVFNTAMTGYQEILTDPSYAGQIITMTYPLIGNYGVNKVEKESNEIYARGLIVKNVSDTPSNYKSEGILDNLLKEMKIVGIQGVDTRSITKKIRSLGSVKCVITNEELSVGELESLIKETDLREDWMKEVSTNEIIHVDGNGPKVAVMDFGAKGNIINLLQARSCNITVFPYGTSYEDIMSINPDGVLLSNGPGNPKVAEEAISVVKKVIKKVPTFGICLGHQLLALAVGGNTYKMKYGHRGGNHGVYDIEKDKSFITSQNHGYSVDAESIKDTGMIITHINLNDNTVEGMRHKELPVFSVQFHPEGSPGPTDTNYLLDSFVDMIKEGK